The following proteins are co-located in the Dromiciops gliroides isolate mDroGli1 chromosome 2, mDroGli1.pri, whole genome shotgun sequence genome:
- the LOC122740945 gene encoding beta-synuclein-like isoform X2, giving the protein MDMFMKGLSMAKEGMLATAEKTKQGVKEAAEKIKEGVLYGRSKTWEGMIQGIISVAQKTKEQASQCGNLMFSGAGNIAAAMGLVKKEKFPTNLKPEEY; this is encoded by the exons ATGGACATGTTCATGAAGGGCCTGTCCATGGCCAAGGAGGGCATGCTAGCTACTGCAGAGAAGACCAAACAGGGGGTCAAAGAGGCTGCAGAAAAGATCAAGGAGGGGGTTCTCTATGGCAGAAGCAAGACCTGGGAGGGTATGATACAAGGCATCATATCAGTGGCCCAGAAgaccaaggagcaagcatctcaatgtggaaattt AATGTTCTCTGGGGCTGGGAACATCGCGGCTGCCATGGGCCTGGTGAAGAAAGAGAAGTTCCCCACCAACCTAAAGCCAGAAGAA TACTAG
- the LOC122740945 gene encoding beta-synuclein-like isoform X1: protein MDMFMKGLSMAKEGMLATAEKTKQGVKEAAEKIKEGVLYGRSKTWEGMIQGIISVAQKTKEQASQCGNLMFSGAGNIAAAMGLVKKEKFPTNLKPEEWAKKVGEEPMAEPLLDTERESYEEPPQEEY, encoded by the exons ATGGACATGTTCATGAAGGGCCTGTCCATGGCCAAGGAGGGCATGCTAGCTACTGCAGAGAAGACCAAACAGGGGGTCAAAGAGGCTGCAGAAAAGATCAAGGAGGGGGTTCTCTATGGCAGAAGCAAGACCTGGGAGGGTATGATACAAGGCATCATATCAGTGGCCCAGAAgaccaaggagcaagcatctcaatgtggaaattt AATGTTCTCTGGGGCTGGGAACATCGCGGCTGCCATGGGCCTGGTGAAGAAAGAGAAGTTCCCCACCAACCTAAAGCCAGAAGAA tgggccaAGAAGGTTGGGGAAGAGCCAATGGCTGAGCCACTGCTGGATACTGAAAGAGAGAGTTATGAAGAGCCCCCCCAAGAGGAGTACTAG